In a single window of the Oryctolagus cuniculus chromosome 2, mOryCun1.1, whole genome shotgun sequence genome:
- the TMEM271 gene encoding transmembrane protein 271: MKWSVRGACAALSACLLLACALSAAAVGLKCLSLGAELRGEPFRLGAAAGAFYSGLLLAAGLSLLGAALLCYGPRDAPLAGPGAPEPAPSAPAGRRNLLLLGALVFMLGVLSAFAGAVIDGDAVALAERKYSHHCAPARARAAPDRASAAECRRLKDYQRGLVLSTVFNALECLLGLLSLLLVKSYRASQARRGRRARRRKGRALARLRAQPPASRARRGRRGRRGRRLQPRPSEASILAAEESDLAGPGDCAGFAAPLAVSYITVGAFPARDDAGAEVRCGGHPSVELPGYAPSDPDLSAPYPYCCRPPCEATRPWEPGRAC, from the coding sequence ATGAAGTGGAGCGTCCGCGGGGCCTGCGCCGCGCTCTCCGCCTGCCTCCTGCTCGCCTGCGCGCTCAGCGCCGCCGCCGTCGGCCTCAAGTGCCTCTCGCTGGGCGCCGAGCTGCGCGGGGAGCCGTTCCGCCTGGGCGCGGCCGCCGGCGCCTTCTACTCCGGGCTGCTGCTGGCCGCCGGCCTCTCGCTGCTCGGCGCCGCGCTGCTCTGCTACGGGCCCCGGGACGCGCCCCtcgcggggccgggggcgccggAGCCCGCGCCCTCGGCGCCCGCGGGCCGCCGGAACCTGCTGCTGCTGGGCGCGCTGGTCTTCATGCTCGGCGTCCTCAGCGCCTTCGCGGGCGCCGTGATCGACGGCGACGCCGTGGCCCTGGCGGAGCGCAAGTACTCGCACCACTGCGCGCCGGCGCGCGCCCGCGCCGCCCCGGACCGCGCGTCGGCCGCCGAGTGCCGGCGGCTGAAGGACTACCAGCGCGGCCTGGTGCTGTCCACCGTTTTCAACGCGCTCGAGTGCCTGCTGGGCCTGCTCAGCCTCCTGCTGGTCAAGAGCTATCGTGCGTCGCAGgcccggcgcggccggcgcgcccgGCGGAGGAAGGGCCGGGCCCTGGCGAGGCTCCGCGCGCAGCCGCCGGCTTCCCGGGCGCGGCggggccggcgcggccggcgggggcggcggctgcAGCCACGGCCGAGCGAGGCCTCCATCCTGGCGGCGGAGGAGTCGGACCTGGCCGGCCCCGGGGACTGCGCGGGCTTCGCGGCGCCGCTCGCCGTATCCTACATCACCGTGGGCGCTTTCCCTGCGCGAGACGATGCGGGCGCGGAGGTGCGCTGCGGGGGGCACCCATCGGTGGAGCTGCCGGGGTACGCGCCCTCGGACCCAGACCTCAGCGCGCCCTACCCTTACTGCTGCCGGCCGCCCTGCGAGGCGACGCGCCCCTGGGAGCCGGGCCGCGCGTGCTGA